A single genomic interval of Shewanella psychropiezotolerans harbors:
- the pssA gene encoding CDP-diacylglycerol--serine O-phosphatidyltransferase, which yields MQNFDKDSVKRKGIYLLPNLFTTAGLFSGFYAVIASMNGLYESAAIAVFVAMLFDGLDGRVARMTNTQSQFGAEYDSMADMVSFGVAPALIAYNWGLAELGKLGWLAAFIYCAGAALRLARFNTQVGVADKRYFQGLASPAAAAVIAASIWLGSQNALDGHNVSWVVAIITIMLGLLMVSNFRYLSFKDIDWRSRVNFLVILSLVGIFVFVSLEPALILCFIFYLYALSGPVMTIYGIRKLKVSPNAGIQKEDTQGGRDSQNIKQVNEDKTKD from the coding sequence ATGCAAAACTTTGATAAAGATTCGGTAAAGCGTAAAGGTATCTATCTGTTACCAAACTTGTTTACGACGGCAGGGCTATTCTCTGGTTTCTATGCGGTTATCGCTTCTATGAATGGCTTGTATGAGTCTGCTGCAATAGCTGTGTTTGTCGCCATGTTATTTGATGGGCTCGATGGTCGCGTAGCAAGAATGACCAATACCCAGAGTCAATTCGGAGCCGAATACGACAGTATGGCTGATATGGTTTCATTCGGCGTTGCTCCTGCTTTGATCGCCTATAATTGGGGGTTGGCTGAACTTGGAAAGTTAGGCTGGCTCGCGGCCTTTATCTATTGTGCCGGTGCAGCACTGCGTCTCGCTCGTTTTAACACACAAGTTGGGGTTGCCGATAAACGTTATTTTCAAGGGTTGGCTAGCCCAGCAGCGGCTGCTGTGATAGCTGCTAGCATTTGGCTGGGAAGCCAAAATGCACTCGATGGTCATAATGTTAGTTGGGTTGTGGCTATTATTACCATCATGTTGGGGCTACTCATGGTGAGTAATTTTCGATATCTATCGTTTAAAGATATCGACTGGCGCAGTCGAGTTAACTTCCTTGTCATCTTATCCCTCGTAGGTATATTTGTTTTTGTGTCTTTAGAGCCCGCACTAATACTCTGTTTCATTTTTTACCTCTATGCGCTATCGGGCCCTGTGATGACTATCTATGGCATACGAAAACTGAAAGTATCGCCCAATGCCGGTATACAAAAAGAAGACACTCAAGGTGGAAGGGACAGCCAAAACATCAAGCAGGTTAATGAAGATAAAACAAAGGACTAA